Genomic DNA from Burkholderia plantarii:
CGTAGGGGTAGTAACGCTTCGACGCGTTGCAGTAGTACCAGGAGCCGGGTTCGAGCGGCGGCGCGCCGGCCTCCTCGGGCGGCGGCGGCCCGGGCGGCTGGCCGCCCTGCTCGACGTATTCGGGCGGCGGCCCCGGATCGACCGGCACCGCGACCAGCGGCGGCGGCGCGTAATAGACGGGCGGCGGATACCAGTAGCCGCCCCAGCCGGGGCCGATGTACACCCCCACCCGCGCCGCATGGGCGGCGCTCGTGGCGGTCACGGCGGCAACCGCCGCGACGCCGAGCACGATCTTCAGTTTGTTCACTTCACGCTCCGGGATACACGGGACCGCGCCCCGCGTTTTGTCGATACCCGAGACGCTACCCGCCGGCCGCGTGCCGTCAGTTACGAGTCTGCGCAGTGATTTTGCGGACCGTTACATTCGTGACCGTGCCGTGGCAAAACCACGCGGATTGGTCCGCGTCGAATTACCTCGTAATACGCGGAAACAATCGACGAGACGCGCGGTGCGTCGCCCTGGAACCGGCGGCGGCCCCGCTGTCGGCGTACCGGAAGCAAGGCGACAGGCAATCGAAACTTCGTCGGCCTCGCACGCAATCGTCCGGAATCCGCAGGGCGCCGCGCGGCCTCGCGTGGTAACGCCGCCGTCGCCCGTCCTACGCAGCGGTCGATTGCCGCAGGTGCGGCAGACAACCGCATTTCAGCGTGCGCGCTCGATCTCGAACTTTTTTGATGCTTATCAATGTGTTATCTCGATATTGATTAAGAACAGGAAAATCATCGGAGCAAAGTGCGACGAGTTGGCACATTTCGGGCGTCGATCGTGCCCGCAATACTGCGCTCATCCCCGCTGCCGCGGCGCATCGCGCGGCGCCGGGAGGGCCGCCCGGCAACCGCCCGCGGCCGTCACACGCTTCCGGTCACACGCTCATGGATACCGCTCTTTCGGCCCTGGATCTGGCCCGCCTGCAGTTCGCCTTCACCGTCTCGTTCCACATCGTGTTTCCCGCGCTCAGCATCGGCCTTGCGAGCTTCATCGCGGTGCTCGAATACCGCTGGCTGAAAACGGGCCTTCCCCATTACAAAACCCTCTGCCTCTACTGGTCGAAGATCTTCGCGGTCGCGTTCGGCATGGGCGTGGTCTCCGGCGTGGTGATGAGCTACGAGTTCGGCACCAACTGGGGCGGCTTCTCGAGCTTCGCCGGCGCCGTCACCGGCCCGCTGCTGATGTACGAGGTCATGACCGCGTTCTTCCTCGAGGCCGGCTTCCTCGGCATCATGCTGTTCGGCTGGAACCGGATGAGCCCGCGCGCGCACTTCGGCGCCACGCTGATGGTGGCGATCGGCACGCTGATTTCGACGTTCTGGATCCTCGCCTCGAACAGCTGGATGCAGACGCCGCAGGGCTTCGAGATCGTCGGCGGCCGCGTGGTGCCGACCGACTGGTTCAAGATCGTTTTCAACCCGTCGTTCCCGTACCGGCTCGCCCACATGGCGATCGCGGCGTTCATCGTCGCCGCGCTGGTGGTGGCCGCCACCGGCGCCTGGCATCTGCTGAAGGGCCGCCGCGACAAGAGCGTCACCACCATGTTCTCGATGGCGCTCGGCCTGCTGCTGATCCTCGCGCCGATCCAGGCCGTGGTCGGCGACCAGCACGGCATCAACACGCTCAAGTACCAGCCGGCCAAGATCGCCGCGATCGAGGGGCTGTGGGACACCGAGCAGGGCGGCACCGCGCTGAACCTGTTCGGCATCCCGGACATGCAGGCCGAAACCACGCGCTACGCGCTGAAAGTGCCGCACCTCGGCAGCCTGATCCTCACGCACAGCTGGAACGGCGAGATCCGCGGCCTCAAGAGCTTCGCGCCCGAGGATCGTCCGAACTCGACGCTGGTGTTCTGGACCTTCCGTGTGATGGTGGCACTCGGCTTCGCGATGATCGGCCTCGCACTGGCGGGCTGGCTGCTGCGCCGGCGCGGCCGC
This window encodes:
- a CDS encoding cytochrome ubiquinol oxidase subunit I — encoded protein: MDTALSALDLARLQFAFTVSFHIVFPALSIGLASFIAVLEYRWLKTGLPHYKTLCLYWSKIFAVAFGMGVVSGVVMSYEFGTNWGGFSSFAGAVTGPLLMYEVMTAFFLEAGFLGIMLFGWNRMSPRAHFGATLMVAIGTLISTFWILASNSWMQTPQGFEIVGGRVVPTDWFKIVFNPSFPYRLAHMAIAAFIVAALVVAATGAWHLLKGRRDKSVTTMFSMALGLLLILAPIQAVVGDQHGINTLKYQPAKIAAIEGLWDTEQGGTALNLFGIPDMQAETTRYALKVPHLGSLILTHSWNGEIRGLKSFAPEDRPNSTLVFWTFRVMVALGFAMIGLALAGWLLRRRGRLYDARWFHQLALVMGPTGFITLLAGWITTEAGRQPWVVYGVMRTANAASPLTTQQVGLSLMTFVFVYFLVFGTGIYYLLKLINAGPALLDAPHGGGSGTDPHADGHGEQSGRRPLSAPDQLIDAA